The proteins below come from a single Burkholderia sp. PAMC 26561 genomic window:
- the betI gene encoding transcriptional regulator BetI — protein MPKLGMREIRRAQLIDATLLTIDHAGLPGTTLASVAQRASISTGIVSHYFGDKDGLLEATMRHVLRDLWNATSRKRRAAKDEPRARLRAVVAANFDAAQVSNPVTKTWLAFWSESMHKPQLQRLQRINTRRLHSNLCADFSKALPRVAARRAASGLAALIDGLWLRGALSGEPFDTKSAIRLANDYIDLVLDTRGRTLT, from the coding sequence ATGCCCAAGCTTGGAATGCGCGAGATCCGCCGGGCGCAGTTGATCGATGCGACCCTGCTTACCATCGACCATGCAGGTCTTCCCGGCACGACGCTCGCGTCTGTCGCGCAGCGTGCGAGCATCTCCACGGGTATCGTCAGTCATTATTTCGGCGACAAAGACGGCCTGCTCGAAGCCACCATGCGGCACGTGCTGCGCGACTTGTGGAACGCAACCTCGCGCAAGCGCCGTGCGGCGAAAGACGAACCGCGGGCGCGCTTGCGCGCCGTGGTAGCCGCGAATTTCGACGCAGCGCAAGTCAGCAATCCCGTAACAAAGACGTGGCTCGCGTTCTGGTCGGAGAGCATGCACAAGCCGCAATTGCAGCGCTTGCAGCGTATCAATACGCGACGCCTCCACTCAAATCTGTGCGCGGATTTCTCGAAGGCCTTGCCGCGTGTTGCAGCGCGTCGTGCGGCAAGCGGGCTGGCCGCGTTGATCGATGGCTTGTGGTTGCGCGGCGCCTTGTCGGGCGAACCGTTCGATACGAAGTCGGCGATCCGGCTCGCCAACGATTACATCGACCTCGTGCTCGATACACGCGGCCGCACTCTCACCTAA
- the fdhA gene encoding formaldehyde dehydrogenase, glutathione-independent has translation MSNNRGVVYLGQGKVEVQSIDYPKMVDPGGRQIGHGVILKVVTTNICGSDQHMVRGRTTAQVGLVLGHEITGEVIEVGRDVETLKIGDLVSVPFNVACGRCPTCKAQNTGVCLNVNPSRAGGAYGYVDMGGWIGGQAEYVMVPYADFNLLKFPDREQAMSKIRDLTCLSDILPTGYHGAVMAGVKPGSTVYIAGAGPVGMAAAASARLLGAAVTIVGDMNEERLAHARKVGFETVDLSKDATLSEQIAAILGTPEVDCAVDCVGFEAHGTGSSGHQEEAPATVLNSLMEITRVAGAIGIPGLYVTDDPGAADAAAKKGALSIRFGLGWAKSHSFFTGQTPVMKYNQNLMQAILWDRLPIADIVNVSVVTLDQAPDGYRQFDGGAPRKFVIDPHGLLKAA, from the coding sequence ATGAGCAACAATCGCGGCGTTGTGTATTTAGGGCAGGGCAAGGTGGAAGTGCAGTCCATCGACTATCCGAAAATGGTTGACCCGGGCGGCCGGCAAATCGGCCATGGCGTGATTCTCAAAGTCGTCACCACGAACATTTGCGGCTCCGACCAGCATATGGTGCGAGGCCGCACGACCGCTCAAGTCGGGCTGGTGCTCGGTCACGAGATCACGGGCGAAGTGATTGAAGTCGGGCGCGATGTCGAGACGCTCAAGATCGGCGATCTGGTTTCCGTGCCATTCAACGTGGCATGCGGACGATGCCCGACCTGCAAGGCGCAGAACACCGGCGTATGCCTGAACGTTAATCCATCGCGTGCAGGCGGCGCTTATGGTTACGTCGATATGGGCGGCTGGATCGGAGGGCAGGCGGAATACGTCATGGTCCCTTACGCCGATTTCAATCTGCTGAAGTTTCCGGATCGCGAGCAGGCAATGTCCAAGATTCGCGACCTCACGTGTCTATCTGACATCCTGCCGACGGGGTATCACGGCGCAGTGATGGCGGGCGTGAAACCTGGCTCGACGGTTTATATCGCAGGCGCCGGACCTGTGGGGATGGCTGCCGCGGCGTCGGCGCGTCTGCTCGGCGCCGCTGTCACGATTGTCGGCGACATGAACGAAGAGCGGTTGGCGCATGCACGCAAGGTCGGATTCGAGACGGTGGATCTATCGAAGGATGCAACGCTCAGCGAGCAGATCGCGGCGATCCTCGGCACGCCGGAAGTGGATTGCGCCGTCGATTGCGTCGGCTTCGAAGCGCATGGCACCGGCAGCAGCGGACACCAGGAAGAAGCGCCAGCAACGGTGCTGAACTCGCTGATGGAAATCACACGCGTGGCCGGGGCGATCGGCATTCCGGGCCTTTATGTCACCGACGATCCGGGCGCCGCCGATGCAGCCGCGAAGAAAGGTGCATTAAGCATTCGCTTCGGTTTGGGCTGGGCCAAATCGCATTCGTTTTTCACAGGGCAGACGCCTGTCATGAAGTACAACCAGAACCTGATGCAGGCGATCTTGTGGGACCGCTTGCCGATTGCGGATATCGTGAACGTGTCGGTGGTGACGCTCGATCAGGCACCGGATGGGTATCGGCAATTCGATGGGGGTGCGCCGCGCAAGTTCGTAATCGATCCGCACGGGTTGCTGAAAGCCGCTTGA